In Anaerolineales bacterium, the following are encoded in one genomic region:
- a CDS encoding DegT/DnrJ/EryC1/StrS family aminotransferase, which produces MIPVFDPVIAEDEIAMVVDALRKGEVSGTYGKYIEDFENEFAAYVGCKFGVTVNSGSSALHLAVAALDLQPGDEVLVSASTNIATALGALHNGAVPVPVDSEPETWNLDLDLIEDLITPRTKAIIPVHLYGHPVDMDRLMEIANKHNLVVIEDCAESHGATVRGRMTGSFGQMAIFSFYANKIITTGEGGMITTNDEGYAERLRLLRNLAFTNPRFKHELAGFNFRMPAFVAALGLGQLRKIDMIVEEKRRVARLYNEKLAGIPGIQLPTELEWAKNVYWMYGIVVQPEFGIDRNKLTDALAERGIQTRTFFCPMNQQPVLQKMEGFREVPCPVADSLWENGLYLPSTWNLTEEQITFIADAIREAPNWEG; this is translated from the coding sequence ATGATCCCAGTCTTTGACCCCGTGATTGCTGAAGACGAAATTGCCATGGTGGTGGACGCCCTGCGTAAGGGCGAAGTCTCTGGAACCTATGGCAAATACATTGAGGATTTTGAAAATGAATTTGCAGCCTATGTAGGCTGCAAATTCGGCGTGACGGTGAACAGTGGCTCGTCGGCTTTGCACCTGGCGGTAGCGGCGCTGGATTTGCAGCCCGGTGACGAAGTGCTGGTGAGCGCCAGTACCAATATTGCTACCGCTCTGGGGGCTTTGCACAATGGCGCCGTTCCCGTGCCGGTGGATTCCGAACCCGAGACCTGGAACCTGGATCTGGATTTGATCGAGGACTTGATTACACCGCGCACCAAGGCGATCATCCCAGTGCACCTGTATGGGCACCCCGTGGACATGGATCGCTTGATGGAGATCGCCAATAAGCACAACCTGGTGGTGATTGAAGACTGCGCCGAATCGCATGGGGCCACGGTGCGCGGGCGCATGACTGGCAGCTTTGGGCAGATGGCGATTTTCAGCTTCTACGCCAACAAGATCATCACCACCGGTGAAGGTGGCATGATCACCACCAACGATGAAGGCTACGCTGAGCGGCTGCGTTTACTGCGCAACCTGGCTTTCACCAATCCGCGCTTCAAGCACGAGTTGGCCGGTTTCAACTTCCGCATGCCGGCATTCGTGGCAGCCCTGGGCCTGGGCCAACTGCGCAAGATAGATATGATCGTGGAAGAAAAGCGCCGGGTGGCGCGCCTCTACAACGAAAAATTGGCAGGGATCCCCGGAATTCAGCTGCCCACCGAGCTGGAATGGGCCAAAAACGTGTATTGGATGTATGGCATTGTGGTCCAACCGGAATTTGGCATTGACCGCAATAAGCTGACCGATGCCCTGGCCGAGCGCGGCATTCAGACGCGCACCTTCTTTTGCCCCATGAACCAGCAGCCTGTTTTGCAAAAGATGGAGGGTTTCCGTGAAGTGCCCTGCCCGGTAGCCGATTCGCTGTGGGAAAACGGCTTGTACCTGCCTTCCACCTGGAACCTGACCGAAGAGCAGATCACTTTTATTGCTGACGCTATCCGCGAAGCCCCCAACTGGGAGGGTTAG
- a CDS encoding class I SAM-dependent methyltransferase, translating into MSSYTGKHAEYYDIFYAEKPYAAEAAFVHACLQQHASGTSRRLLELACGSGRHALELEKLGYQIVATDYSEDLLTVARRKAAAANSKVDFLLQDMRHLDVDGGPFDAAYCLFDSIGYVQTNAAVLQVLQGVARHLRAGGLFVFEFWHAAAMLRGYEPHRERSWTQGETRIQRTSRTRLDVASQLAEVGYTIVADGPEGRVELSETQVNRYFLVQEMAAFLESSGFEPVEFLPAYETDAAITEDTWHILAVARKVAA; encoded by the coding sequence ATGAGTTCCTATACCGGCAAGCATGCCGAGTACTACGACATCTTCTATGCGGAGAAGCCTTATGCGGCCGAGGCGGCCTTCGTGCACGCCTGCCTGCAGCAGCACGCCAGCGGAACCAGCCGGCGTCTACTGGAGCTGGCTTGTGGCAGCGGCCGCCATGCCTTGGAGCTGGAGAAGCTGGGCTACCAAATCGTGGCGACAGATTATTCCGAAGATTTGCTGACTGTGGCCCGGCGCAAAGCCGCCGCGGCCAACTCCAAAGTGGATTTTCTCTTACAAGACATGCGCCATCTAGACGTGGACGGTGGGCCTTTTGATGCGGCTTACTGCCTGTTCGATTCGATTGGCTATGTGCAAACCAACGCCGCCGTCCTTCAGGTATTGCAGGGTGTCGCCCGCCACCTGCGGGCGGGCGGGCTGTTCGTCTTCGAATTTTGGCATGCCGCTGCCATGTTGCGCGGCTATGAGCCCCACCGTGAACGCAGCTGGACCCAGGGCGAGACGCGCATTCAGCGCACTTCGCGTACCCGCTTGGATGTCGCCAGCCAGTTGGCTGAAGTGGGTTACACCATTGTGGCGGACGGGCCAGAGGGGCGCGTGGAGTTGAGCGAAACTCAGGTCAACCGCTATTTCCTGGTGCAGGAAATGGCCGCCTTCCTGGAAAGCAGCGGCTTTGAGCCGGTGGAGTTTTTGCCCGCGTACGAAACTGACGCCGCCATTACCGAGGACACCTGGCACATTCTGGCGGTCGCCCGCAAGGTGGCGGCATGA
- a CDS encoding glycosyltransferase family 4 protein, whose product MKVAVYLDHYRPEDGGAFTMQGDLLAALCRLAAQSQHQFVVVSAPSELARQQVEQAGLEWLPYRGPGLAEKLNDFAERLLPSWRQRRDWRSPLERQLRQLNVDFVWMVGPRPLDIDLPYLTIVLDLQHRKQPWFPEVSEYAEWAARERGLAPFLRRAAGVVAGTQAGKQEIVDFYQIPAERIHILPHPTPAYAQQAAELPLPAGLEAGYLFYPAQFWAHKNHYNLLLALRQLRQQGLRVPLVLTGSDYGNKAYIQQAVQAMGLGDQVHFLGFVEQETLLALYQHALALSYVSFFGPENLPPLEAFAQGCPVLAAKVDGAEEQLADAALLVDPASPETIAEGIAKLHKDARLRQRLVARGRQRAARWTATEFVQGIFNILDEFEPVRRVWGR is encoded by the coding sequence ATGAAGGTCGCCGTCTATTTGGACCACTACCGCCCGGAAGACGGCGGCGCATTTACCATGCAGGGCGATCTGCTGGCCGCCCTCTGCCGGCTGGCCGCCCAATCACAGCACCAATTCGTGGTCGTTTCCGCGCCCAGTGAACTGGCTCGCCAACAGGTCGAGCAAGCGGGTTTGGAATGGCTGCCCTATCGCGGCCCCGGCCTGGCTGAGAAACTGAACGACTTCGCCGAGCGACTGCTGCCCAGCTGGCGCCAGCGGCGAGACTGGCGCAGTCCGCTGGAGCGCCAGCTGCGCCAATTGAACGTGGACTTTGTCTGGATGGTCGGCCCGCGCCCCTTGGATATCGACCTGCCGTATCTGACCATCGTGCTGGATTTGCAGCACCGCAAGCAGCCCTGGTTCCCAGAGGTGAGCGAATACGCTGAGTGGGCCGCCCGCGAGCGCGGCCTGGCCCCCTTCCTGCGCCGGGCCGCGGGCGTAGTGGCGGGCACGCAGGCGGGCAAACAAGAGATCGTAGACTTCTATCAAATTCCTGCGGAACGCATCCACATCCTGCCGCACCCCACGCCTGCGTACGCTCAGCAGGCGGCTGAACTGCCCTTGCCTGCCGGCTTGGAAGCGGGCTATTTGTTTTACCCGGCCCAATTCTGGGCGCATAAGAACCACTACAACCTGCTGCTGGCTTTGCGACAATTGCGCCAGCAGGGTTTGCGCGTACCGCTGGTGTTGACCGGCTCGGACTACGGCAACAAGGCCTATATCCAGCAAGCCGTTCAAGCGATGGGTCTGGGCGACCAGGTGCACTTTCTCGGCTTTGTCGAACAAGAGACCCTCTTGGCCCTCTACCAGCACGCTCTGGCGCTGAGCTATGTGAGCTTCTTCGGCCCGGAGAATCTGCCTCCGCTGGAAGCCTTTGCCCAAGGTTGCCCGGTGCTGGCCGCCAAAGTGGACGGGGCCGAGGAGCAACTGGCGGATGCCGCCCTGCTGGTGGACCCGGCCAGCCCTGAGACGATTGCCGAGGGCATCGCCAAATTGCACAAGGATGCCAGGCTGCGCCAGCGCTTGGTCGCGCGCGGCCGCCAGCGGGCGGCGCGCTGGACGGCCACCGAGTTTGTGCAGGGCATCTTCAATATTCTGGATGAATTTGAGCCGGTGCGGCGCGTTTGGGGCCGCTGA
- a CDS encoding glycosyltransferase has product MHFLPSISVLASVYQGEEYLPGFFENLQAQTIFPETELVLVLNLPNAREKQLCRDFAAKHQKQVQVLQAPRLETLGASWNRAWRAARAPYLAPWNVDDRRVVDSLQRQAVALDGEPEAVLCYGDYLRVARYGEEQGELRQTPAYSPGHFQRAFAQGGAFWLLRAAVGEQAGYYDEQFRVAADMDYSLRLAALGLRMVRAEGLLGYFTDAAQGLSTRQGATESSVERTAVQLRYGVFDKVDPAQLHAASALRLEALASGSSWLPLSNFVPDLDAYLTRRQPLWKLGRLRHAVRAALQRSGLLPLLHRWQARLFKREI; this is encoded by the coding sequence ATGCATTTTTTGCCTTCTATTAGTGTTCTGGCTTCCGTCTATCAGGGAGAGGAATACTTACCCGGCTTTTTCGAAAACCTGCAAGCCCAAACCATCTTCCCCGAAACTGAACTGGTGCTGGTGCTGAACCTGCCCAACGCGCGTGAAAAGCAGCTGTGCAGGGACTTTGCCGCCAAGCATCAGAAACAGGTGCAGGTGCTGCAAGCCCCGCGCCTGGAGACTTTGGGCGCTTCATGGAACCGCGCCTGGCGCGCCGCCAGAGCGCCGTATTTGGCGCCCTGGAATGTGGACGACCGCCGCGTGGTCGATTCCCTGCAGCGTCAGGCCGTGGCCTTGGATGGCGAGCCGGAGGCTGTCCTGTGCTACGGAGATTATCTGCGCGTGGCGCGCTATGGAGAAGAGCAGGGCGAACTGCGCCAGACGCCGGCTTACAGCCCGGGCCATTTCCAGCGCGCCTTTGCCCAGGGTGGCGCTTTTTGGCTGCTGCGCGCCGCGGTGGGTGAGCAGGCCGGCTATTACGATGAGCAATTTCGCGTCGCTGCCGATATGGACTATTCGCTGCGCCTGGCGGCCTTAGGACTGCGTATGGTGCGGGCTGAAGGCCTGCTGGGTTATTTCACCGATGCCGCCCAGGGGCTGAGCACGCGCCAAGGCGCCACAGAATCCAGCGTGGAGCGCACGGCCGTGCAACTGCGCTACGGCGTCTTTGACAAAGTCGACCCGGCGCAGTTGCACGCGGCTAGCGCCTTGCGCTTGGAGGCACTAGCCAGCGGCTCCAGCTGGCTGCCGCTCTCGAATTTTGTGCCTGATTTGGACGCTTACCTTACGCGCCGCCAACCCCTGTGGAAGCTGGGGCGTTTGCGCCACGCAGTCCGGGCGGCCTTGCAGCGCAGCGGGTTGTTGCCGCTGCTGCACCGCTGGCAGGCGCGCCTCTTCAAGCGGGAGATCTAG
- a CDS encoding glycosyltransferase: MPPTVSVVIPTRNRAAYILQALESVFAQTYPDCEIIVVDDGSEDETAEILQPLAKAGKLRYITQPASGVSAARNRGVAEAAGRYIAFLDSDDLFMPSKLEKQVALFERHPQLGFVHCWFSKFDDAGRDLGLRDTSRFDGQIYPAMLQEWDVLMAMPCMLMRKDALQAAGGFDTAMRWGEDLDLWRRMAMRHPVSLVREDLVGVRVHGSNISTQRREAVSHFERYLDKAFADDPGLSANFRRQAYARLYTSFARNLLGEGQAQDMRLVRQLCGRALAAWPLAWGGVVPWLASFIPSGARQRLVAWVRRRRYGLEQG, from the coding sequence ATGCCGCCGACTGTCAGCGTGGTCATCCCCACCCGCAACCGGGCCGCCTATATCCTGCAGGCGCTGGAGAGCGTCTTTGCCCAGACCTATCCTGACTGCGAGATCATCGTCGTGGATGACGGTTCCGAGGACGAAACCGCTGAGATCTTGCAGCCGCTGGCCAAGGCGGGCAAGCTGCGCTATATCACCCAGCCGGCCTCGGGGGTCTCTGCGGCGCGCAACCGCGGCGTGGCTGAGGCGGCTGGCCGCTACATCGCCTTCCTCGATTCGGATGATCTCTTTATGCCCAGCAAGCTGGAAAAGCAAGTGGCGCTCTTTGAGCGCCACCCGCAGTTGGGCTTCGTGCACTGCTGGTTTTCCAAGTTCGATGATGCCGGCCGTGACTTGGGCTTGCGGGACACTTCGCGTTTTGATGGGCAGATTTACCCCGCCATGCTGCAAGAGTGGGATGTGCTGATGGCGATGCCCTGCATGCTGATGCGCAAGGATGCCCTGCAAGCAGCCGGCGGCTTTGACACGGCCATGCGCTGGGGCGAAGACCTGGACCTGTGGCGGCGCATGGCGATGCGCCACCCGGTGAGCCTGGTGCGCGAAGACCTGGTGGGCGTGCGTGTGCACGGCAGCAATATCTCGACACAACGCCGTGAAGCCGTCAGCCACTTTGAGCGTTATTTGGACAAGGCTTTCGCTGATGACCCGGGGCTCAGCGCCAATTTCCGCCGGCAGGCGTATGCGCGCTTGTACACCAGCTTTGCCCGCAACCTGCTGGGTGAGGGCCAGGCCCAGGATATGCGCCTGGTGCGCCAACTGTGCGGCCGGGCGCTGGCTGCCTGGCCGCTGGCCTGGGGCGGCGTGGTTCCCTGGTTGGCTTCGTTCATCCCGTCCGGGGCGCGACAGCGCCTGGTGGCCTGGGTGCGCCGCCGCCGTTATGGCTTGGAGCAAGGCTGA
- a CDS encoding glycosyltransferase family 4 protein has translation MAAHTSRFSVLLLGTQMELGGAQQMLLTQAAWLHSQGYPVRVAFLYDKQGLADVWRAAYPFEILNLDAWQFGGSAIRHLPRLLLGLWRLLGLLRGVQVVEAFTQHSNLIGLPLAWLRGVPVRLASVHGAVADAFGLLSFLHGRLINSGLVSGLVVVSEEVRQLALAQGVHPTKIRLIENGIDLALPPVTPEERQAMRAQAGATPQDLLLMAVGRLALVKNHAGLLRALAALPEPRPRLAVLGEGELRAELEHLAAELGLAEWVRFLGNQPAARRWLQAADVYVQPSLSEGLSIALLEAMASGLPIVATQVGAAGKLIGDGKHGLLVPPGDTTALSVALQRLLADPAVRSRLGRGAQQAAQPYSAEQMCNNYARLMTELLNETR, from the coding sequence ATGGCGGCTCACACCTCACGGTTTTCTGTGCTGCTGTTGGGCACACAAATGGAGCTGGGCGGAGCCCAGCAAATGTTGTTGACCCAGGCCGCCTGGTTGCACAGCCAGGGCTATCCTGTGCGGGTGGCTTTCTTGTATGACAAACAGGGGCTGGCGGATGTCTGGCGGGCGGCCTATCCCTTTGAGATCCTTAACTTGGACGCTTGGCAATTTGGGGGCAGTGCCATTAGGCATCTGCCGAGGCTGCTGCTGGGCTTGTGGCGCTTGCTCGGACTGTTGCGCGGGGTGCAGGTTGTGGAGGCGTTCACCCAGCACAGCAATCTGATCGGCCTGCCGCTGGCTTGGCTGCGAGGGGTACCGGTACGCTTGGCCAGCGTGCATGGCGCTGTGGCCGATGCCTTTGGGTTGCTGTCTTTTTTACACGGGCGGCTGATCAATTCTGGATTGGTCAGTGGACTGGTTGTGGTGTCGGAAGAGGTGCGCCAGCTGGCCCTGGCGCAGGGCGTGCACCCTACCAAGATCCGATTGATCGAGAATGGCATTGATCTGGCTCTGCCGCCGGTGACACCTGAGGAGCGCCAGGCCATGCGCGCCCAAGCGGGCGCAACCCCACAGGATCTTTTGCTGATGGCCGTGGGCCGCCTGGCGCTGGTCAAAAACCACGCGGGGCTGCTGCGCGCCCTGGCTGCCCTGCCCGAACCGCGCCCGCGCCTGGCCGTGCTGGGCGAAGGCGAACTGCGCGCCGAGCTGGAACACCTGGCCGCCGAGTTGGGCCTGGCCGAGTGGGTGCGCTTTCTGGGCAACCAGCCGGCGGCGCGCCGTTGGCTGCAGGCTGCCGATGTTTATGTCCAGCCTTCGTTGAGCGAGGGCCTGTCTATCGCCCTGTTAGAAGCCATGGCCAGCGGGTTGCCCATCGTGGCTACCCAGGTGGGCGCGGCGGGCAAGCTGATCGGGGACGGTAAGCACGGCCTGCTGGTGCCTCCCGGAGATACGACAGCCCTGAGCGTCGCTTTGCAGCGCCTGCTGGCCGACCCCGCTGTGCGCAGCCGGTTGGGCCGCGGTGCCCAGCAAGCGGCCCAGCCGTACAGCGCAGAGCAAATGTGCAATAATTACGCCCGGCTGATGACTGAGTTGCTGAATGAAACGCGCTAA